The window TGCAGCCCGCACACCAGGCACACGCCCCACCCCCCGCGCAGGTGGAGACGGCAACAATAAAGCCTAAGCCTTCCGAGTGCTCACCACCCGCCAGCTGCCCTTCACCTCGCAGGAGGTGCTCTCACCATCCCCGCAACCAGCTGAGGAAGGTGAGGCCGTGGGAGGCTGAGAGGGTCAGGCGACTTGGTCCCATAGCCAGTGCGCAGCAGGGCTGGCTCTCAAAGCCCCGAGACACTCGCGGGTCGCCAGGAACCGCCACGTAATGCCTGACCACGCGTGTCAACCCAGATACGCCCAAGGCCACCAGCTACAGAAACACGGGGCACGGGAGACACCCCGAAGCGGGCCACGGACCCTCCCACGTATCCTGGCAGCAAGTGTGCAAAGCGGACACATCCTTCAGAGGCACACGCCCCCCCAAAGCCTGCCCCTCTTGCAGACACCTCGCCATCAACCCCCGGAGGGACTGTGGGGGCAGACCCAGCTAGTCACAGAGGGTGGGAGCAAGAAACAAAGACAGGACAGAGTGAGCCAGGCGTGGCCCTGGCTGTTTATTCCCTGTGTCAGCCCTGGGGAGCCAGCGGGGCTCTGGCCGACCTCAGCGGCTTCTTTGGGGTGTGGGTGGGCTTCAGGGTTAaggctggggagggacaggaagTAAAGTGCTTGCAGGGGCCCTCGGGGCTTGGTCCtagctgcccccccccacctccgggGCAGGCCAGGGGCCTGGCACCCCAGGCTGTGCAAACGGGACTGTCCAGGGCCCACCCAGCCAGGCCTGGGCAAGGGGCACAAGCCGGCTGGCAGTACTATCCCCAACGCCCCCTGCCAGGGAGGCTGTGGCCTGGTTGGGGAGACCCAGTGGGGGAATGTGTCCATCTGGAGCCGACTGTCCGCTGATTGTCTGCTTGTCTGGTCCTCGGCTATGGCCTTGGGCCTGCTCCCCACTCTCCAGGCGCCGGGCCACCTGCCCGGTTGGCCCCTCACCTGCGGAGCCGCTGCAGCTGAGGGGGAGGCCACGGGAGTCAGGGGGGTGCTCAAGGCCACAGGCCCCCCCAACCCCATACCCTGGCCACTCACCTCACTCTCTACCAGGTTCCGCCTGTAGAGTGCCTCCTTTGCGGCCTCCTGGGGGCCAAGAGGTGGTCAGTGGGCCGCTGTCGCCGCCGGGCCCACCCCCCCGCGtccccccgctccccccgcccccccggccctCGCCTGGCTCACCCTGCTCCCATCATTGCCCAGGCGCCGGGCGGCCTCGGTGTAGAACTGCAGCTGACGCTCCAGCTGGGCCGCGTACTCTGATGGGGGGACCGGGTCAGGATGGGGACGGCCGCCCCGcctgcccccacacacccctCCGCGAGACCCTACCCCTCCGGAGGCCTGGGCCCCCCTGCTCCAGCCGCGCCCTCTGCCACTGGCTGCGCTGGATGATGTCCTGGTACTGCTGGGCCACTTCCGGGGGCACTGGCCGCCGCGCCTGCCTGAGGGCCAGGATCTGGGGGTGCCAAGCGGGGCACTGTGATGGCCCTGCCCAGGGCCTACGGAacccccaaccctgccccacCGAGCCCACCACAGCAGGCACCCACCTTCCGCTCCAGACGCTCTTGATCGAAGGCCAGCACGCTGAGGCTGTGCAGGGGCCGCGCTGATCTATGGAGTTGGGGAAGGGTGAGGGGCagcaaggaccccccccccagccccgacCCCATTAATTCAACAGACACACTGGGCACTGGGGAATGGCAGGAGACAAGCCAGGCCCACCCTGCTGTTGCTGAGCCCGCAACCTAGTGGGGATGATGACTGTACACTCAGGCCAGGGCGATGccaggaggtcagggaaggcttcctaggGGAGGCCATAGCCAAGTCGGCAGCCAAAGGAGTCAGAGCTGGGCAGGAGAGTGGGGGCCAAGTGGGTAGGGGTGCTCAGGGCAAGACCACAGAAAAGCCCAGAGGCCAGTAAAAACTAGGGGTAGGTAACCACGAGCCAAcaggaggaagtggagagagagaagactacTGGGTAAATTGATAATATCACAAAAGATCTTAAAAATCAGGCTGAGAAGTTTAAACTGGATGCTTCAGGAGAAGGGGAGGCAGGACACGTTTTGGAGCACAGGGGAGACCTGCTACAATTTGTGCCTGATGGGAAATTGTCTGGGAGGGGCTGCGACAGGAAGAAGGAGCTTCTCTCCAGCATGGCTTGACCCAGCCACCTACCTGTTCCCTGGCTCCCTCGCAGGGGCAGGCACGGGAGGGGCCTTTGCTTTGGGCCCAGCAACCTGCTTCAGCGGACAGAACCAGTGCTGTGATTCCCGCCTCCCGCCCCCGCTCCACCCCCGACCCAAGCCTCCCTCTCTGGGGTTGCTGATGGGCAAGAGTCTCACTGTGGACACAGCTGCTGGCACGGGGTCGATGACCAGCCACCTCTCGGTTGTGGTCTCTAGCTGCTGGGCCGTCAGGGGCTCCCGAATTCGGACCATCACCTCCAGCCGCCCCCCCGTGGGCCTGCGACCATCCAGGACCTGCGTGGAAATGAGGGGAGGCTCTGGAGAAGCGGCTGGAGGCCCCGGGTCGGGATCAGGGGGGAACCAGGGCGATTTCCAAAATATGAGCCCCTGGGTATGGCTGAGATACCAATTGGTCAAAATGGAGCAGGGTGCTGGGAATATTTAGGGCTGGGCAGTAGGAAGGTCTGGAACCACCCCCCCCCCTGCCGGGGGAGGGTCTGGGTCAGCAGAGAAGACTCTTGGGAGGCCCAGGGCCTGTAGGAAGCATTTGAGTCATGTTAACAAATGACAGAGCCACACTGGAGCCTTCGGACAAATGTCCACATCTCACCTCAAGGATCTCCCGGACCTCGCACGCTGTCTCCAGGGCATCCAGCTTGAGCTGCGCTGTGCCCAGCACCCGGTCAGTCTTGAACAGCCCCCTGCGTGTGTGAAGGGGACAGGATGGTTGGCCCAGgacagctccccctcccccagagtcCACCCAGCACCCCCAGCTCACCCCTTGTGGACCACTTCAAATTTGATGCCTTTGGTCTGGATGGCCCTTCGGAAGCCCCGGTGGCTGCGATTGATGCAGAGTTTGAACTGCTCCTTGAACTCTACTCAGGGAATGAGGACGGGGCGGgtgaagaggaaagagggaggggtcAGGCTATGGTCTCATGTTCTCGCTGCATGGGGCTGGGGTGCCTCCCGCCTCCGCTCAGCCTCCGCTCAGCTCACCGGGGGAGTCTGTGTTCTTAATCACACCGGTCTTGTCTTTCTGAGCTTCTTCCTGCAGCCGAATAGGAGGCAGGGAAGCTTAGGGGCTGGGGCCTCCcctggccccctgcccacccATTCCCAGCCCGATGAGGCTTGAGTCCATCCCTCCTTGGCTCTCCACATACCACATTGGGATAGGGGAAGTCAAACCGAACAAAGACATCCAGGTCACTGGGAGACAGCCCTGTGGGCAGACAAGGGTCAGAGCTGGGCAGAGGGGCAGTCCCTCAGCCCTGACCCCAGTCTGCCGCCCCTCACCTGGGGGCGTGGGCAAGTTGATCCCCTTCACGATGAACAGGAGCATGTCGTTGCTGCTGAGGTCGGGGAAGATCCTtcagggagggcaggtggggagacagaggcaCATGAGCCCCAACGCCTGCTGGCCTTCTCTTCCCTCCGCGGGGCCAGGGAACAAACCCCCTGCTGGCCTTTGCGGGTGTATCAGCTCCTGGGCTGATTTAGAATCAGACAGACCGGGAGTTCTTTGTCCAGTTCTGCCAATGGCTAatttttgagacctttcttcagTCTGCACAGATCTATCTGGGACCCACTCTGTGCCAGCCGGTGGCCTCAGGGCCGGGGGAGCTTTCCTTCATTTAACATTTCGGGGGTCCCTAATATTCATCATCCAGTGCCCCAGCTGCTATGGGGTCTTCTTTATTCGCTTCATCTGACATTTCTTGAGCTACCATGTACCAGCCAGTGAGTGCCCTAGCTGCCAGGGGACCTTCCCTTCATTTAGCACTATTTCTGGAGCCCCTACTATGTGTCTGCCGGTGTCCTCGCTGCTGGGGATATGGAAGTAAGTGAGACGGACCCCATCCCTGGGTTCACGGGGCCCAAGCTAGCTGAGTGAACACAGGaccaatgaatatataaatagagaaacAAAGCAATCCTGCAGAGAATTAAAATAGGGGAGAGAGTGGAGTGTGCTCAGGAAGGGCTGCTGTAGACAGAGTGGTCAAGGAGGGCCTCTCAGGGGAGGAGACATCACACAGGTGATTCTGGATGCTGGGAAGGTGCTGCTACATGGAGACCTGGGGAAGCGGgtctaggcagaggaaacagctggTGCAAAGGCCCCGAGGAGGAACACGGTTGGTCCGTCTGGGGACCAAAAAGAGGCCTGTGTGGCAGGAGGCGAGCAAAATGGGGACAGTGGATGGAGGCGAGGTGGCGGGGAGCCGGGGTGAGGGGTGTGGCTTATCCTAGGTTATTGCAGTAGCTGCACCTAACCTCATctataaatgggaaaaatgacCCCAACTCCCCCGGGTGTGGGAAGGCTTGAGAGGAGCAGGACCAACAACAACCATCCCGAGGGCTCGCCCAGGCCTTGGGACAAGGCACATCTCTGCACTCACTAGATCTTCCCCAGTTCCCAATGTGTCACTGTCAACACCCCATCACCATCCTTCACTTGCACCTCACAGCTGCCTCAGGACCCTTGCATATACCGTGCTTTCACCACCCAACCAAACTCTCCCCCAGAGGCAAGTCTTCTGCTGGTTTCTGGGGAGTGCAAACCCCTCTCCAAAGGGGCATCTGGGCCAAGGGGCATCAGGGCCTTACTTGATGACGCTGAAGGTTCTCTGCTCAAAGCGGGCAGTGGGCGTGGGGAGACCCCGGGCAAATGCCTGCTTCAGAATCTCCATGCTCCGCTTACAGTCCTCTGCCAGCTTCTCAAACCTGCCACCGAGAGAGCCCTGCTCAGGTCCCTAGTCCCAGGGGTGGGTTGGGGGTGCAAATGTCTGGCAGAGGTGGGGACAGGGGCACTTACTTGCTGGTTTCGGCAATGTTGCCCAGGTGGGTGAACTGGTTAGAGTGGTTCAGGCACATCTGAAGAGCAGGAGACAGtgaggggagggttggggggcCATGACCCTGGGGGAGGCCCGCTGAGCCGGGCTGGGGGCCCGCCTCACCTCGTGCTGCTGCCTTATGAGCTTGGTGAGTTCACCGTAGCGCCGGGCAGACTCCTGAGACAGACCTGGGCCGGGCCGCTGGACCAGAGAGAAGTCGTCCTTGTTGACAGGGGCGGGTGGCACCTGAGGAAGACAAGGATCATGGGGAGGGGACTGCTGGTCAGCAACGAACAGGCCCAGCCATGGAAATGTCAACCATCCCTGGAGAAGACTTCTTGGACCACTGTTTTGCCCCTGCCCTGGTCTTTCTTCTTCTCCAAGGTGACAAGTGGTGCAAAGAGAAAAGTGGACAGTCCTTCCCAAAGTGGCAGCCTCTGTTAACTGTTTCCCCCAAATGTGATCCTTACCCTCTCTTCCCTAGTAATGGAGTTCTAGCTAGGCACACGGCCAAGAGACTATATATCCCAGCATCCCTTGCAGCTGGGTATGCCATGTGACTCAGTCCCGGCCAGTGGAAGGTGAGCAGAAGTGATGGCACACCATGTCACTTCCTTTAAAGGCAACTGCTTGCCttgccctttctttctctcaccacTTCCCATGGGCTGAATGATGACAGGGCATCAACCCACTCTGACCATGTGGACCAAGATGACCTCCTAGGGTGTGGCAGAGCAACAAGATGGAAGGAACCTGGGCCCTAGCGGGCTTTGTCTTTCAGAGCCCAGACTGCCCTGAGCATTACATGCAAGAAatatgtctgtcttctttcagcCACTGTCTTAGGGGGAcctatttgttatagcagcttcgCCTGAACCCTAATATACTCCCAGGCTCATGGCTAAGTGGCCAGAGCCCCATGGGTGGGTGCCTGGGAAAGTCCAGCAGGCCTAGAGAGTTCACCTTGGCGATGTCCACAGGCAGCCCGTTGCGTGAGGCCTCCAGCATGGGCTCCAGCCCCTTGGCCTGGCGCAGGTGCATCTTGGCACCCTCTACATCATTCTTCTGCTTGGCTCGCAGCGCGGCCTGCAGGAGCTGCTTCTTGCGGCCCTCCAGGAAGGCCAGCTGCTGCTGGGCTGTGGGTACCGGGGTGTCGATGGGtgctgcccagcccagggccaagCAATGGgcagccagggaggggagggcataCCTACCTCTGGTGGATGTGCCCTTGGGGGCTGTTTTGGCTGCTGGGGCGGAGCCTGACTGGGGTGCCCTTGAGGGTGGGGCCTTGGGCTGGGCCATGGGGGCCGGAGGGCTGGTGGGctgctgagggagggagaggaagtcaGAGCTCTCCCAGTGCCTGCAGTGGTTCCACTCCCCACAGGGTCAGGGCCTGATGCTGACAGCAAGGACCGTCTTAGTTGCCGTTTCCTCAGCACTGAATGCAACCTATGGTCCCGTTCTCGTTGAATCTTTGCAACAGCCCTGGGACACAGAGACTGTCACCAcatccactttacagatgaggagacaggatCAGAGAGCAAAATGGCCTGCCTAtggccacacagctgggaagaggcagggcGGGGATAAGGCCAGTTCTTCCCCAGTGTCAGGATTTTGCTTTGCTGCCGCTCCCTGCCTCACCCCAAGACCCCAGCCCCTCACACCTTCTTAGGTTCCTCATCCTCTTCATCCTCTGGGCCTTCATCCTGGTTGGCCAGCTTCATGGCAGTTTCCAGGACCCCCACCAGGCTCTGCTGGGTGGGCTCAGTGGCCTCCAGGCCCTGGATGGGGGGAAAGCCTGGGCGGCCAGTCAGGACCCAGTCAGGAGGGAGAGACCCATGCCATTATGGTGGAGAACGTGGGTTCCTCTCCCTCCTAAGGAGCCTCAGGGCTTTGGATATACTTTGAATCCAGGAAGGAGCTCCTGCTGCTTCTGTGTAGACACCAGATCGTTCCAACCTCCCTCGTGCCTCTTGGTGCCTCTCACCTGACCCTGGGCCTTGACCCCCAGACTCCAACAAGCTAGCACTAGATGAGGTGGGGTACTGGGCCCAAGAGGTGGTCACAGGCC of the Halichoerus grypus chromosome 1, mHalGry1.hap1.1, whole genome shotgun sequence genome contains:
- the CC2D1A gene encoding coiled-coil and C2 domain-containing protein 1A isoform X4, giving the protein MHKRKGPPGPPGRGAAAARQLGLLVDISPDGLMIPEDGVNDEELEAEFLALVGGQPQVLEKLKGKGPLPMEAIDKMASLCMRDPDEGEDEGTDEEDVEADDDLLAELNEVLGEAQKTVESHPPVAQPKATAPRPGVEATLQERLALYQTAIESARQAGDGAKMRRYDRGLKTLENLLASVQKGNAIDEGDIPPPVAVGKGPAATPSHSPAPTPPASANQPVPEPRVMVGGPPSTAPATSIGLAKPQLPPGPCSPGPLAQLQSRQREYKLAALHAKQQGDTAAATRHFRVAKSFDAVLEALSRGEPVDLSRLPPPPDQLPPDPPSSPLQPPAPTTVPSTPEVPPPPRTLLEALEQRMGRYHMAAAQAKSKGDQRKARMHERIVKQYQDAIRAHKAGRAVDVAELPVPPGFPPIQGLEATEPTQQSLVGVLETAMKLANQDEGPEDEEDEEPKKPTSPPAPMAQPKAPPSRAPQSGSAPAAKTAPKGTSTRAQQQLAFLEGRKKQLLQAALRAKQKNDVEGAKMHLRQAKGLEPMLEASRNGLPVDIAKVPPAPVNKDDFSLVQRPGPGLSQESARRYGELTKLIRQQHEMCLNHSNQFTHLGNIAETSKFEKLAEDCKRSMEILKQAFARGLPTPTARFEQRTFSVIKIFPDLSSNDMLLFIVKGINLPTPPGLSPSDLDVFVRFDFPYPNVEEAQKDKTGVIKNTDSPEFKEQFKLCINRSHRGFRRAIQTKGIKFEVVHKGGLFKTDRVLGTAQLKLDALETACEVREILEVLDGRRPTGGRLEVMVRIREPLTAQQLETTTERWLVIDPVPAAVSTVAGPKAKAPPVPAPAREPGNRSARPLHSLSVLAFDQERLERKILALRQARRPVPPEVAQQYQDIIQRSQWQRARLEQGGPGLRREYAAQLERQLQFYTEAARRLGNDGSREAAKEALYRRNLVESELQRLRR
- the CC2D1A gene encoding coiled-coil and C2 domain-containing protein 1A isoform X2, encoding MHKRKGPPGPPGRGAAAARQLGLLVDISPDGLMIPEDGVNDEELEAEFLALVGGQPQVLEKLKGKGPLPMEAIDKMASLCMRDPDEGEDEGTDEEDVEADDDLLAELNEVLGEAQKTVESHPPVAQPKATAPRPGVEATLQERLALYQTAIESARQAGDGAKMRRYDRGLKTLENLLASVQKGNAIDEGDIPPPVAVGKGPAATPSHSPAPTPPASANQPVPEPRVMVGGPPSTAPATSIGLAKPQLPPGPCSPGPLAQLQSRQREYKLAALHAKQQGDTAAATRHFRVAKSFDAVLEALSRGEPVDLSRLPPPPDQLPPDPPSSPLQPPAPTTVPSTPEVPPPPRTLLEALEQRMGRYHMAAAQAKSKGDQRKARMHERIVKQYQDAIRAHKAGRAVDVAELPVPPGFPPIQGLEATEPTQQSLVGVLETAMKLANQDEGPEDEEDEEPKKQPTSPPAPMAQPKAPPSRAPQSGSAPAAKTAPKGTSTRAQQQLAFLEGRKKQLLQAALRAKQKNDVEGAKMHLRQAKGLEPMLEASRNGLPVDIAKVPPAPVNKDDFSLVQRPGPGLSQESARRYGELTKLIRQQHEMCLNHSNQFTHLGNIAETSKFEKLAEDCKRSMEILKQAFARGLPTPTARFEQRTFSVIKIFPDLSSNDMLLFIVKGINLPTPPGLSPSDLDVFVRFDFPYPNVEEAQKDKTGVIKNTDSPEFKEQFKLCINRSHRGFRRAIQTKGIKFEVVHKGGLFKTDRVLGTAQLKLDALETACEVREILEVLDGRRPTGGRLEVMVRIREPLTAQQLETTTERWLVIDPVPAAVSTVAGPKAKAPPVPAPAREPGNRSARPLHSLSVLAFDQERLERKILALRQARRPVPPEVAQQYQDIIQRSQWQRARLEQGGPGLRREYAAQLERQLQFYTEAARRLGNDGSREAAKEALYRRNLVESELQRLRR
- the CC2D1A gene encoding coiled-coil and C2 domain-containing protein 1A isoform X1, whose product is MHKRKGPPGPPGRGAAAARQLGLLVDISPDGLMIPEDGVNDEELEAEFLALVGGQPQVLEKLKGKGPLPMEAIDKMASLCMRDPDEGEDEGTDEEDVEADDDLLAELNEVLGEAQKTVESHPPVAQPKATAPRPGVEATLQERLALYQTAIESARQAGDGAKMRRYDRGLKTLENLLASVQKGNAIDEGDIPPPVAVGKGPAATPSHSPAPTPPASANQPVPEPRVMVGGPPSTAPATSIGLAKPQLPPGPCSPGPLAQLQSRQREYKLAALHAKQQGDTAAATRHFRVAKSFDAVLEALSRGEPVDLSRLPPPPDQLPPDPPSSPLQPPAPTTVPSTPEVPPPPRTLLEALEQRMGRYHMAAAQAKSKGDQRKARMHERIVKQYQDAIRAHKAGRAVDVAELPVPPGFPPIQGLEATEPTQQSLVGVLETAMKLANQDEGPEDEEDEEPKKQPTSPPAPMAQPKAPPSRAPQSGSAPAAKTAPKGTSTRAQQQLAFLEGRKKQLLQAALRAKQKNDVEGAKMHLRQAKGLEPMLEASRNGLPVDIAKVPPAPVNKDDFSLVQRPGPGLSQESARRYGELTKLIRQQHEMCLNHSNQFTHLGNIAETSKFEKLAEDCKRSMEILKQAFARGLPTPTARFEQRTFSVIKIFPDLSSNDMLLFIVKGINLPTPPGLSPSDLDVFVRFDFPYPNVEEAQKDKTGVIKNTDSPEFKEQFKLCINRSHRGFRRAIQTKGIKFEVVHKGGLFKTDRVLGTAQLKLDALETACEVREILEVLDGRRPTGGRLEVMVRIREPLTAQQLETTTERWLVIDPVPAAVSTQVAGPKAKAPPVPAPAREPGNRSARPLHSLSVLAFDQERLERKILALRQARRPVPPEVAQQYQDIIQRSQWQRARLEQGGPGLRREYAAQLERQLQFYTEAARRLGNDGSREAAKEALYRRNLVESELQRLRR
- the CC2D1A gene encoding coiled-coil and C2 domain-containing protein 1A isoform X3; its protein translation is MHKRKGPPGPPGRGAAAARQLGLLVDISPDGLMIPEDGVNDEELEAEFLALVGGQPQVLEKLKGKGPLPMEAIDKMASLCMRDPDEGEDEGTDEEDVEADDDLLAELNEVLGEAQKTVESHPPVAQPKATAPRPGVEATLQERLALYQTAIESARQAGDGAKMRRYDRGLKTLENLLASVQKGNAIDEGDIPPPVAVGKGPAATPSHSPAPTPPASANQPVPEPRVMVGGPPSTAPATSIGLAKPQLPPGPCSPGPLAQLQSRQREYKLAALHAKQQGDTAAATRHFRVAKSFDAVLEALSRGEPVDLSRLPPPPDQLPPDPPSSPLQPPAPTTVPSTPEVPPPPRTLLEALEQRMGRYHMAAAQAKSKGDQRKARMHERIVKQYQDAIRAHKAGRAVDVAELPVPPGFPPIQGLEATEPTQQSLVGVLETAMKLANQDEGPEDEEDEEPKKPTSPPAPMAQPKAPPSRAPQSGSAPAAKTAPKGTSTRAQQQLAFLEGRKKQLLQAALRAKQKNDVEGAKMHLRQAKGLEPMLEASRNGLPVDIAKVPPAPVNKDDFSLVQRPGPGLSQESARRYGELTKLIRQQHEMCLNHSNQFTHLGNIAETSKFEKLAEDCKRSMEILKQAFARGLPTPTARFEQRTFSVIKIFPDLSSNDMLLFIVKGINLPTPPGLSPSDLDVFVRFDFPYPNVEEAQKDKTGVIKNTDSPEFKEQFKLCINRSHRGFRRAIQTKGIKFEVVHKGGLFKTDRVLGTAQLKLDALETACEVREILEVLDGRRPTGGRLEVMVRIREPLTAQQLETTTERWLVIDPVPAAVSTQVAGPKAKAPPVPAPAREPGNRSARPLHSLSVLAFDQERLERKILALRQARRPVPPEVAQQYQDIIQRSQWQRARLEQGGPGLRREYAAQLERQLQFYTEAARRLGNDGSREAAKEALYRRNLVESELQRLRR